The window tctctcatgctctaAGCTAGCAATATTTTCAGTTAGAGCTTCTTTATCATTTTTTAAACACTCAATGGTCCTTTTTAAATCGACCACGACAACCACTAGATCATCTCTCTCATATTCTACTTTTCCTAATTCCACAGTTAatgcatttttatcatttataagactaTGATAAGAATCAATTAAAACATTTTCCAAAGATATAAGCTTTTTCTGAGAGTAagacttcaaatttctttgaacgtccagaaagtttacctcatcatcatcatcatctgattTTGCCATcaaggcaaagatagagtcatattcagctgcttcaCTTTATACTGCCATCATGGAGCTGTCACCTTGTTCATCGTCCTCTCCAGATTCACTGGAGGAGTCTCCCCGTGAAGCAAGAGCTTGCTTCACAACATTGTCAGCGACATCTTTCTCTTGAATCGTTtgtcaggaaccgggttcctcttggctgctttgtctgtgttgtgtttgtactgatcttgcttgaggagaggaaaatccttgatgaaatgtcCTGGCTTCCCGCACTTATGACATAGGTCATAGCCTCTTGGCTTGCTAGAGCTGCCCCTTTTTGAGATCCCTCCATTTTTGCGAACCATTTTTTGAAATCTCTTTATTAGGTAAGCCATAtcagcatcctcaccacttgagtcATTTTTGTCTGTCTTGAGGATCAGGTTCTTCTCCCTTTTTGGCTATCTTCTCTCATTATCCttattcttcttcatttcataagttttcaaattgccaatgagttcatcaatggtcagcTTCTACAGATCCTTTTGCCTCTGTGATAGCATTTACTTTGCTTTCCCAGGAACCAGGTAATACACTAAGTATTTTCCTGACAAGTTTGTTCCTGGGAATGATTTCTCCCAGAGAGTGAAGCTCATTAATGATAGAGGTGAAGAGAgtgtgcatgtcctgaatggactcatcaTCCTTCATCCTGAAGAGCTCATACTTTGTGGTTAGCATATCAATCTTCGAATGCTTGACTTGAGTTGTCCCTTCGTGTGCTAtttggagagcttcccagatctccttCACAGATTGACAGGCAGAAATCCTATTGTATTCATCTGGCCCAATGCCACAAACAAGGATTTTCTTTGCTCGAAAGTTCTTTTCTATAGCCTTGTGGTTAGCATCACTGTATTCCTTCCTAGACTTGGGAACAGTCACTGTTTGTTCCCCAATGGTTTTCATAGGAACGAAGGGACCATCATAGATAACATCCCAGAGCtctgaatcttcagccatgataaaatcatgcatccttgtcttccaccatccgtagtattggccattgaatcttggtggtctgtaggtGGATTGACCTTCttcgaagtttggtggagcaaccatgaggatcctttctaggtgttagcctgatagaaagaaccagctctgataccaattgataaaatttgtgggtccaccaaactatatagagaaccaggttctctattagttcccacatAACACATGCACActgcagtaagtaaatgacacaaagaagttttatgtggaaaactcccagctcacgggattaaaaaccacgacctacccttgtagaatttcaacttcactactgagcaaactttagattacaacctattataacctaggaattaaactcttaatccctcactaacttgtaacaactctattacaagccactttgtaataactctattataaatacttacaactcgactaactctagccaagacacaaaccaagggtttatgattttacaaaaatttcctacacaatgcttctaactaagctaagtaagaattacaagtaaagtgctttaacaaaggtgcaacacaactaggGACATGTAATGACTCAATACTTGAAACTAGTCCTTCggtatgttgttctttgttcttgatgcccttgagaatcacttgc is drawn from Nicotiana tomentosiformis chromosome 12, ASM39032v3, whole genome shotgun sequence and contains these coding sequences:
- the LOC138902639 gene encoding uncharacterized protein; this encodes MVAPPNFEEGQSTYRPPRFNGQYYGWWKTRMHDFIMAEDSELWDVIYDGPFVPMKTIGEQTVTVPKSRKEYSDANHKAIEKNFRAKKILVCGIGPDEYNRISACQSVKEIWEALQIAHEGTTQVKHSKIDMLTTKYELFRMKDDESIQDMHTLFTSIINELHSLGEIIPRNKLVRKILSVLPGSWESKVNAITEAKGSVEADH